The following coding sequences are from one Streptomyces angustmyceticus window:
- a CDS encoding glucose-1-phosphate thymidylyltransferase, which yields MKALVLSGGAGTRLRPITHTSAKQLVPVANKPILFYVLEAIAETGITDVGMIIGDTGPEIRAAVGDGSQFGLNVTYIPQSAPLGLAHAVLIARDFLGDDDFLMYLGDNFISGGITDLVEGFRKERPDAQLVLSRVPDPTAFGVAELDATGRVTGLEEKPRHPKSDLALVGVYLFTPAVHEAVRAIRPSARGELEITDAVQWMVEDGQDIRSGELSGYWRDTGSVVDMLEVNRMLLESQERCIEGSVDGASEIVGRVRIGPGAMVRTSRIVGPAVIGAGTVVTDSHIGPSTSIAEDCRIHDSELASSIVLRGSSFESVRRVEGSLVGRNAQVALAPQGPVAHRLVIGDHARVHIQS from the coding sequence GTGAAGGCTCTTGTGCTCTCGGGAGGCGCGGGTACGCGCCTGCGGCCCATAACCCACACCTCCGCCAAACAACTCGTCCCGGTCGCCAACAAGCCGATCCTCTTCTACGTGCTGGAGGCCATCGCCGAGACCGGCATCACCGATGTCGGCATGATCATCGGCGACACCGGACCGGAGATCCGGGCGGCGGTCGGCGACGGGTCGCAGTTCGGCCTGAACGTGACCTACATTCCGCAGAGCGCCCCGCTCGGCCTCGCCCACGCCGTGCTCATCGCCCGTGACTTCCTGGGCGACGACGACTTCCTGATGTACCTGGGGGACAACTTCATCTCCGGCGGCATCACCGATCTCGTCGAGGGTTTCCGCAAGGAGCGCCCCGACGCCCAGCTCGTGCTGAGCCGGGTCCCCGACCCCACCGCCTTCGGCGTGGCCGAGCTGGACGCCACGGGCCGGGTGACGGGCCTGGAGGAGAAGCCGCGACACCCCAAGAGCGATCTGGCGCTGGTCGGCGTCTATCTGTTCACCCCCGCGGTGCACGAGGCGGTACGGGCCATCCGGCCGTCCGCGCGCGGCGAACTGGAGATCACCGACGCCGTGCAGTGGATGGTCGAGGACGGACAGGACATCCGTTCCGGCGAGCTGTCCGGCTACTGGCGGGACACCGGCAGCGTCGTCGACATGCTGGAGGTCAACCGCATGCTGCTGGAGAGCCAGGAACGCTGCATCGAGGGCTCCGTGGACGGCGCGAGCGAGATCGTCGGCCGGGTGCGCATCGGACCCGGCGCCATGGTCCGCACCTCGCGTATCGTCGGGCCGGCCGTGATCGGCGCCGGCACCGTCGTCACCGACTCCCACATCGGCCCGTCCACCTCCATCGCGGAGGACTGCCGCATCCACGACAGCGAACTCGCCTCCTCGATCGTGCTGCGCGGTTCGTCGTTCGAGAGCGTGCGCCGGGTGGAGGGCTCACTGGTCGGACGCAACGCGCAGGTGGCGCTCGCACCGCAGGGCCCGGTGGCCCACCGCCTGGTCATCGGCGACCACGCCAGGGTGCACATCCAGTCCTGA
- a CDS encoding cytochrome P450: protein MPQNMSNVLPNVPYPACVPGPEIVRPPTVEPDGGATLLAWMRRMRDERPVWRDESGNAHVFRHADVVRIMADPEVYSSDTVGRLCGGETPSGVLLLLDPPQHGKLRRLVSRAFTHRLVSELTPRITTLTRELFDAVDGDRFDLVDAVAHPLPVMVIATMLGVPLRDHDTFQAWGGQLLATDASDPESVQRMEVTGKEISAYLQEFVDARRSIPHDDLIGTLVEAEVDGQRLSDDEIVSFATLLLLAGHITTSVLLGNILLCLDSAPERWEALRADRSGIPAVIEETLRCRPPFTRVERVPTRQVEIAGEVVEPNTLVHLWLLSANHDERVFEDPAAFVPERSNSRQTAFGHGIHYCIGAPLARLESRIVLELMLDRFRSVRVDAGSPLSFHGSNVFGAERLPLVVQRA, encoded by the coding sequence GTGCCGCAGAACATGTCGAATGTCCTCCCGAATGTGCCGTATCCGGCGTGCGTGCCCGGCCCGGAGATCGTCCGGCCTCCGACGGTGGAGCCGGACGGCGGGGCGACACTGCTGGCCTGGATGCGCCGGATGCGCGACGAAAGACCGGTCTGGCGGGACGAGTCGGGGAACGCTCATGTCTTCAGACACGCGGACGTGGTCCGCATCATGGCGGATCCGGAGGTGTACTCCTCCGACACGGTGGGGCGTCTGTGCGGCGGCGAGACGCCGAGCGGCGTCCTGTTGCTGCTCGACCCCCCGCAGCACGGCAAGCTGCGCCGCCTGGTCAGCCGGGCGTTCACCCACCGGCTGGTCTCCGAACTGACCCCGCGGATCACCACCCTGACCCGGGAGCTGTTCGACGCCGTCGACGGTGACCGTTTCGACCTGGTCGACGCGGTGGCCCATCCGCTGCCGGTGATGGTGATCGCCACGATGCTGGGCGTGCCGCTCCGCGACCACGACACGTTCCAGGCGTGGGGCGGGCAGTTGCTCGCCACGGATGCCTCGGACCCGGAGAGTGTGCAGCGCATGGAGGTGACCGGCAAGGAGATCTCGGCGTATCTGCAGGAGTTCGTGGACGCCCGCCGGAGCATCCCGCACGACGATCTGATCGGCACCCTGGTCGAGGCGGAGGTCGACGGTCAGCGGCTGTCCGACGACGAGATCGTCAGCTTCGCCACGCTGCTGCTGCTCGCGGGCCACATCACGACCTCGGTGCTGCTCGGGAACATCCTGCTGTGCCTGGACAGCGCGCCGGAGCGCTGGGAGGCGCTGCGCGCGGACCGGTCCGGGATTCCGGCGGTGATCGAGGAGACGCTGCGCTGCCGGCCGCCGTTCACCCGCGTCGAGCGGGTGCCGACCCGGCAGGTGGAGATCGCCGGGGAGGTCGTCGAGCCGAACACCCTCGTCCACCTGTGGCTGCTGTCCGCCAACCATGACGAGCGGGTCTTCGAGGACCCCGCGGCCTTCGTGCCGGAGCGGTCCAACTCCCGGCAGACGGCATTCGGTCACGGCATCCACTACTGCATCGGCGCTCCGCTCGCCCGTCTGGAGAGCCGGATCGTGCTGGAGCTGATGCTGGACCGTTTCCGCTCCGTTCGGGTGGACGCCGGCTCCCCTCTGTCGTTCCACGGCAGCAATGTCTTCGGCGCCGAGCGGCTGCCGCTGGTGGTGCAGCGGGCGTAA
- a CDS encoding macrolide family glycosyltransferase → MSGSRAVSQRHVAVFVFADFGHVNPTLGLTRELVARGHRVTYVVDHRYTELVERAGARAVGYTSRRGAFGKVPDPSAARLAAEGYELLVETMDTVCPLAVAALASDVPDLVLYDFESFAAARMTARILGCTTTVQLSPSHASNETFSMRAQLFDPEDPSMRQGGAALMRFTRDHGLAPDELGRFLAEWDDRNLAFLPREFQIEGASFDDRFAFVGPSVAEDGAAVPWTPPGDGRRLALVSLGTESNRQRDFFRTCLDAFDGDDWHVVMTLGRGSDLAGLGPVPPHVEVHEWLPHPVVLPHADLLVCHAGMGSVMEALYFGTPVIAVPQTFELALTARRLDDLKLGRWIDRDQLTSQTLAAAVTEIVTDPGTPERMARMRAQVRGAGGAVRAADLLEQWAADRAPSVSGV, encoded by the coding sequence GTGTCAGGGTCCCGAGCGGTATCCCAGCGGCATGTGGCCGTCTTCGTCTTCGCCGACTTCGGGCACGTCAACCCGACGCTCGGCCTGACCCGTGAACTCGTCGCCCGCGGCCACCGGGTGACCTATGTCGTCGACCACCGCTACACCGAACTCGTCGAGCGGGCCGGCGCCCGCGCCGTGGGCTACACCTCCCGGCGCGGCGCGTTCGGCAAGGTGCCCGACCCGAGCGCGGCACGCCTGGCCGCCGAGGGCTACGAGCTGCTGGTCGAGACGATGGACACGGTCTGCCCGCTCGCCGTGGCCGCCCTCGCCTCCGACGTACCGGACCTCGTGCTCTACGACTTCGAGTCGTTCGCGGCCGCCCGGATGACCGCCCGCATCCTGGGCTGCACCACCACCGTGCAGCTGAGCCCCAGCCACGCGTCGAACGAGACCTTCTCCATGCGGGCGCAGCTGTTCGACCCCGAGGACCCCTCGATGCGCCAGGGCGGCGCCGCGCTGATGCGCTTCACCCGCGACCACGGCCTCGCCCCGGACGAGCTGGGCCGCTTCCTGGCGGAGTGGGACGACCGCAACCTGGCCTTCCTGCCGCGGGAGTTCCAGATCGAGGGCGCGAGCTTCGACGACCGCTTCGCCTTCGTCGGCCCCTCGGTCGCCGAGGACGGCGCCGCCGTGCCGTGGACACCGCCCGGCGACGGCCGGCGGCTGGCCCTGGTCTCGCTCGGCACCGAGTCCAACCGGCAGCGCGACTTCTTCCGCACCTGCCTGGACGCCTTCGACGGCGACGACTGGCATGTGGTGATGACCCTCGGCCGCGGCAGCGACCTCGCCGGCCTCGGGCCCGTGCCGCCGCACGTGGAGGTCCACGAGTGGCTGCCGCACCCCGTGGTCCTGCCGCACGCCGATCTGCTGGTCTGCCACGCCGGCATGGGCAGCGTCATGGAGGCGCTGTACTTCGGCACCCCGGTGATCGCGGTGCCGCAGACCTTCGAACTCGCCCTGACCGCACGGCGTCTGGACGACCTGAAGCTGGGCCGCTGGATCGACCGCGACCAGCTGACGTCGCAGACCCTCGCCGCGGCCGTCACGGAGATCGTGACCGACCCCGGGACCCCCGAGCGGATGGCGCGGATGCGCGCACAGGTCCGCGGGGCCGGGGGCGCGGTCCGCGCCGCCGACCTCCTGGAGCAGTGGGCCGCTGACCGTGCCCCGTCCGTCTCCGGGGTCTGA
- the rfbB gene encoding dTDP-glucose 4,6-dehydratase: MSPTRILVTGGAGFIGSHYVRTLLGPFGPGDVQITVLDSLTYAASTANLDEVRHLDGFRFFAGDICDEALVGDLLATHDQVVHFAAESHVDRSILSSAEFVRTNVLGTQVLLDAALRHGLRTFVHVSTDEVYGSIATGSCSETHPVDPNSPYAASKASSDLIALAYHRTHGLDVRVTRCSNNYGHRQFPEKVIPLFVTNLLDGKKVPLYGDGLHVRDWLHIDDHVQGIELVRTGGRPGEVYNIGGGTELSNRELTELLLETCGASPEMIEYVADRKGHDRRYSVDWRKIQTELGYQPGKDFADGLAEAVAWYRDHRDWWEPLKERAQRLAGTR; the protein is encoded by the coding sequence ATGAGCCCCACGAGAATCCTGGTGACCGGCGGCGCCGGCTTCATCGGTTCGCACTACGTCCGCACGCTCCTGGGACCCTTCGGGCCGGGCGACGTCCAGATCACCGTGCTCGACAGCCTCACCTACGCGGCCAGCACCGCCAACCTCGACGAGGTCCGCCACCTCGACGGCTTCCGGTTCTTCGCGGGCGACATCTGCGACGAGGCACTCGTCGGCGACCTGCTGGCCACCCACGACCAGGTCGTCCACTTCGCGGCCGAGTCGCATGTCGACCGCTCCATCCTCAGCTCCGCGGAGTTCGTCCGCACCAACGTCCTGGGCACCCAGGTCCTCCTCGACGCCGCGCTCCGGCACGGGCTGCGGACCTTCGTCCATGTCTCGACCGACGAGGTCTACGGCTCGATCGCCACGGGGTCCTGCTCGGAGACCCACCCCGTCGACCCCAACTCGCCGTACGCCGCCTCCAAGGCGTCCAGCGACCTGATCGCCCTCGCCTACCACCGCACCCACGGCCTCGACGTACGGGTCACCCGCTGCTCCAACAACTACGGGCACCGCCAGTTCCCCGAGAAGGTCATCCCGCTGTTCGTCACCAACCTCCTGGACGGCAAGAAGGTCCCGCTCTACGGCGACGGCCTGCACGTCCGCGACTGGCTGCACATCGACGACCACGTCCAGGGCATCGAGCTGGTCCGCACCGGCGGCCGCCCCGGCGAGGTCTACAACATCGGCGGCGGCACCGAGCTGAGCAACCGGGAACTGACCGAGCTGCTGCTGGAGACCTGCGGGGCCTCGCCGGAGATGATCGAGTACGTCGCCGACCGCAAGGGACACGACCGGCGCTACTCGGTGGACTGGCGCAAGATCCAGACCGAGCTGGGCTACCAGCCGGGCAAGGACTTCGCCGACGGCCTGGCCGAGGCGGTCGCCTGGTACCGCGACCACCGCGACTGGTGGGAGCCGCTCAAGGAGCGCGCGCAGCGGCTCGCCGGGACGCGCTGA
- a CDS encoding activator-dependent family glycosyltransferase, producing the protein MRVLFAGLSEKSHLYSMVPLAWALTAAGHEVRMANAPGLTDIVTGTGLVAAPVGRDHGLHQAMKLAPESQDQEVANWSRLGPGEVDWPALRDRYEVSVPYGFAPYNEPVIDEMTALAQSWRPDLVVRDPLCYAGAIAARACDAVHVRLLWCADVYGRARQTYLGLMRQAPPGERADPLADWLDERGAPFGVTCDEELINGQYTLDTLPPSLRPPTTLESLSMRYVPYNGDAVWWPWLREAPKRPRVCLTLGTSNTEAYGGDYVSVPDILGALAALDIEVVAALLPQQRAALVDVPANVRAVDGVALHTLLPSCSAVIHHGGWGTYATALINAVPQLALSTNVADQEWRGRSLERAGAGIYAHHSEVTTDLVLRHTLQILDDPGFASAAQRLRDESAAMPSPRDMVTTLEHLVAER; encoded by the coding sequence ATGCGCGTGCTGTTCGCCGGACTGTCCGAGAAGTCGCATCTGTATTCCATGGTGCCGCTGGCTTGGGCGCTGACCGCGGCAGGGCACGAGGTGCGCATGGCGAACGCGCCGGGACTCACCGACATCGTCACCGGCACCGGTCTGGTCGCGGCTCCCGTCGGCCGCGACCACGGACTGCACCAGGCCATGAAGCTGGCCCCCGAGTCACAGGACCAGGAGGTCGCCAACTGGAGCCGGCTGGGGCCGGGAGAGGTGGACTGGCCCGCCCTCCGCGACCGCTACGAGGTCAGCGTTCCCTACGGCTTCGCGCCGTACAACGAGCCGGTGATCGACGAGATGACCGCCCTGGCGCAGAGCTGGCGGCCGGACCTGGTCGTCCGTGACCCGCTCTGCTACGCCGGGGCCATCGCCGCCCGCGCCTGCGACGCCGTCCACGTCCGGCTGCTGTGGTGCGCCGATGTCTACGGCAGGGCACGGCAGACCTACCTCGGCCTGATGCGCCAGGCACCGCCCGGCGAGCGGGCGGACCCGCTCGCCGACTGGCTCGACGAGCGGGGCGCACCGTTCGGCGTCACCTGCGACGAAGAGCTGATCAACGGGCAGTACACCCTCGACACCCTGCCGCCGAGCCTGCGCCCGCCCACCACGCTGGAGTCGCTGTCCATGCGCTACGTGCCGTACAACGGCGACGCGGTGTGGTGGCCGTGGCTGCGCGAGGCACCCAAGCGGCCGCGGGTCTGTCTGACCCTCGGCACCAGCAACACCGAGGCGTACGGCGGCGATTACGTCTCCGTTCCCGACATCCTCGGAGCGCTGGCCGCGCTCGACATCGAGGTGGTCGCCGCGCTCCTTCCGCAGCAGCGGGCGGCGCTCGTCGACGTCCCCGCCAATGTGCGCGCCGTCGACGGCGTGGCGCTGCACACCCTGCTGCCCAGCTGCTCGGCCGTCATCCACCACGGCGGCTGGGGGACCTACGCCACCGCCCTGATCAACGCCGTACCGCAACTCGCCCTCTCCACCAACGTCGCCGACCAGGAGTGGCGCGGCAGGTCCCTGGAGCGCGCCGGCGCGGGGATCTACGCCCACCACAGCGAGGTCACCACCGACCTGGTGCTCCGTCATACCCTGCAGATCCTCGACGACCCGGGCTTCGCCTCCGCCGCGCAGCGACTGCGCGACGAATCCGCGGCGATGCCCAGCCCGCGCGACATGGTCACCACACTGGAGCACCTGGTCGCGGAGCGCTGA
- a CDS encoding ferredoxin: MRITVDRDRCVGAGMCAMTAGEVFEQHEEDGRVVLRMTEPPEQWADEVEEAEHLCPSRAITVDPAAR; the protein is encoded by the coding sequence ATGAGGATCACGGTTGACCGGGACCGGTGCGTCGGTGCCGGGATGTGTGCGATGACCGCCGGCGAGGTCTTCGAGCAGCACGAGGAGGACGGCCGTGTCGTGCTGCGGATGACCGAGCCGCCCGAGCAGTGGGCGGACGAGGTGGAAGAGGCCGAGCACCTGTGCCCGTCCCGCGCCATCACGGTGGACCCCGCCGCCCGCTGA
- the rfbH gene encoding lipopolysaccharide biosynthesis protein RfbH: MGYSKSDILDQVRAYHQDNVASGFVPGVTPVAASGAVLDEDDRVALVEAALDLRIAAGASSRRFERALAKYFGLRKAHLTNSGSSANLLALSALTSPQLEDLRLVPGDEVVTVAAGFPTTVNPILQNGLVPVFIDVELGTYNASPERIAEAIGPRTRAIMIAHALGNPFAVEEVAKIADDRGLFLIEDNCDALGSTYRGRLTGTFGDLATESFYPAHHITMGEGGCVLTDNMVLARIVESLRDWGRDCWCEPGEDNRCFKRFDQQMGTLPKGYDHKYIFSHIGYNLKSTDLQASLGLNQFGKIEEFGAARRHNWARLRAGLDGLPHLLLPEPTPDSDPSWFGFVLTVLDGAPFSTAELIGHLESRRVATRRFFAGNLTRHPAYLNSPFRVSGPLTNSDIIAERTFWIGVFPGLTDEMIDHSIRSVTEFVTGRT, from the coding sequence ATGGGGTACAGCAAGAGCGACATTCTGGATCAGGTACGCGCGTACCACCAGGACAATGTCGCGTCCGGGTTCGTGCCCGGGGTGACGCCGGTTGCGGCGTCGGGCGCGGTCCTCGACGAGGACGACCGGGTCGCCCTCGTCGAGGCGGCCCTGGATCTGCGGATCGCGGCCGGTGCCAGTTCCCGCCGGTTCGAGCGGGCGCTGGCCAAGTACTTCGGGCTGCGCAAGGCGCATCTGACCAACTCGGGTTCCTCGGCCAACCTCCTGGCGCTCAGCGCGCTGACCTCACCTCAGCTGGAGGACCTGCGGCTGGTGCCCGGCGACGAGGTCGTGACCGTGGCGGCGGGCTTTCCCACGACGGTCAATCCGATCCTGCAGAACGGTCTGGTACCGGTCTTCATCGATGTCGAGCTCGGCACCTACAACGCCTCCCCGGAGCGGATCGCGGAGGCCATCGGTCCGCGCACCCGGGCCATCATGATCGCCCATGCGCTCGGCAACCCCTTCGCCGTCGAGGAGGTAGCCAAGATCGCCGACGACCGCGGGCTGTTCCTCATCGAGGACAACTGCGACGCCCTCGGCAGCACCTACCGGGGCCGGCTGACCGGCACGTTCGGGGATCTGGCGACGGAGAGCTTCTATCCGGCCCACCACATCACCATGGGCGAGGGCGGCTGTGTGCTGACCGACAACATGGTGCTCGCCCGCATCGTGGAATCGCTGCGGGACTGGGGGCGGGACTGCTGGTGCGAGCCGGGCGAGGACAACCGCTGCTTCAAGCGGTTCGACCAGCAGATGGGCACCCTGCCGAAAGGCTACGACCACAAGTACATCTTCTCCCACATCGGCTACAACCTGAAGTCGACGGACCTGCAGGCGTCGCTCGGGCTCAACCAGTTCGGGAAGATCGAGGAGTTCGGTGCCGCCCGGCGGCACAACTGGGCGCGGCTGCGCGCGGGGCTGGACGGCCTGCCGCATCTGCTGCTGCCCGAGCCCACGCCGGACAGCGATCCGAGCTGGTTCGGCTTCGTGCTCACGGTGCTGGACGGCGCGCCGTTCTCGACGGCGGAGCTCATCGGCCACCTGGAGTCCCGGCGGGTGGCCACCCGCCGCTTCTTCGCCGGCAATCTCACCCGCCACCCGGCCTATCTGAACAGCCCGTTCCGGGTGAGCGGTCCGCTGACCAACAGCGACATCATCGCCGAGCGGACCTTCTGGATCGGGGTGTTCCCGGGGCTGACCGACGAGATGATCGACCACAGCATCCGCAGCGTCACCGAGTTCGTCACCGGCCGCACCTGA
- a CDS encoding NAD-dependent epimerase/dehydratase family protein, translating to MAPCPTPAEHRDPDGRLRRVVVLGASGFIGRQVSAAVRAAGGEPLLVARRPLAGATARCLPLDLIGDGPDALSRLLDTERPSAVVNAAGAVWSREPETMRQANHTLVETVLAALAGATWRPRLVHLGSVFEYAPPPPGTALDERAPTRPTTPYGQSKLQGTRAVLAASAQGRADAVVLRLSNVIGAGTSPSSLLGQVAAQLRAAEAGREAVVRVSPLRASRDFVDVRDTADAVLAALTRPVGGQVINIGRGEAVPVRSMVERLIAAGGRPARIVEGAGAGVRTGTGLDWMQVATGTARRLLGWSARHSLDSSAQELWRAATARPAPVTGPPAAQH from the coding sequence ATGGCCCCGTGCCCCACGCCCGCCGAGCACCGGGACCCGGACGGCCGGCTGCGCCGGGTGGTCGTGCTGGGCGCGAGCGGATTCATCGGCCGGCAGGTGTCCGCCGCGGTCCGCGCGGCCGGCGGCGAACCCCTGCTGGTGGCACGCCGGCCGCTCGCGGGCGCCACCGCGCGCTGTCTTCCGCTGGACCTGATCGGCGACGGGCCGGACGCCCTGAGCCGCCTCCTGGACACCGAGCGGCCGAGTGCCGTGGTCAACGCCGCGGGCGCCGTGTGGTCCCGCGAGCCGGAGACCATGCGGCAGGCCAACCACACCCTGGTCGAGACGGTGCTGGCGGCGCTCGCCGGGGCCACCTGGCGCCCCCGGCTCGTCCACCTCGGGTCGGTGTTCGAGTACGCCCCGCCCCCGCCGGGCACCGCCCTGGACGAACGGGCACCGACCCGGCCGACCACCCCCTACGGGCAGTCGAAACTCCAGGGCACCCGCGCGGTCCTGGCGGCGTCCGCGCAGGGAAGGGCGGACGCGGTGGTGCTGCGGCTGTCGAACGTGATCGGCGCGGGCACCTCACCGAGCAGCCTGCTGGGACAGGTCGCCGCGCAGTTGCGTGCCGCGGAGGCCGGGCGGGAGGCGGTGGTACGGGTCAGCCCGCTGCGGGCCAGCCGTGACTTCGTGGACGTCCGGGACACCGCCGACGCGGTGCTGGCCGCCCTGACGAGGCCGGTCGGCGGACAGGTCATCAACATCGGGCGCGGCGAGGCGGTGCCGGTGCGCTCCATGGTGGAGCGGCTCATCGCGGCCGGCGGAAGACCGGCCCGGATCGTCGAAGGGGCCGGCGCCGGCGTGCGGACCGGCACCGGCCTGGACTGGATGCAGGTGGCGACCGGCACCGCCCGACGGCTGCTCGGCTGGTCGGCGCGGCACAGCCTCGACAGCTCCGCACAGGAGCTGTGGCGGGCGGCCACCGCCCGGCCCGCCCCCGTCACGGGCCCGCCGGCCGCCCAGCACTAG